The following proteins come from a genomic window of Megalobrama amblycephala isolate DHTTF-2021 linkage group LG1, ASM1881202v1, whole genome shotgun sequence:
- the LOC125250477 gene encoding THAP domain-containing protein 6-like, translating to MTFPRDKELRRQWEVAIRREGFSASEFSVLCSEHFKPEDFDRTGQTVRIRDGAKPSIFSFPTHLQRPVVIRTTQASRKAEESLSVDCSQHFQDTDPPLPNADHTYALPASPTDLKNRLCEALARVESLEREMRNLKDREQRAKRTAYDLLEDLKGKNLINEELKERLNFYKKFLKKKKKKKKKKL from the exons ATGAc GTTTCCCAGAGATAAAGAGTTGAGGAGACAGTGGGAAGTAGCTATAAGAAGGGAAGGTTTTTCTGCAAGCGAGTTCTCTGTGCTATGCAGTGAACACTTCAAGCCGGAAGACTTTGACAGGACAGGTCAGACTGTCAGAATAAGGGATGGAGCAAAACCATCTATTTTCAGTTTCCCGACTCATCTACAAAGA ccTGTTGTAATCAGGACTACACAAGCCTCAAGGAAAGCTGAGGAGAGCCTGTCAGTGGACTGTTCTCAGCATTTCCAAGACACTGATCCTCCTCTGCCTAATGCT GACCACACCTATGCATTACCTGCATCTCCCACTGATTTAAAGAACAGACTCTGTGAAGCTTTGGCTAGAGTGGAGAGTCTGGAGCGAGAGATGAGGAATTTGAAGGACAGAGAACAGAGGGCAAAGAGGACTGCGTATGATCTTCTTGAAGATCTGAAGGGGAAGAACCTCATAAACGAAGAGCTGAAAGAAAGGCTCAATTTCTACAaaaaatttctaaaaaaaaaaaaaaaaaaaaaaaaaaaaaaactttga
- the LOC125256253 gene encoding tripartite motif-containing protein 16-like protein yields the protein MRESVHLLRDKLEDFCKEEIKKISDRVTFTNMNLKTRNDFLQYSHQLTLDLNTVNKHLRLSEKNRVITYTRTVQTYPDHPDRFDVYQQVLCRESVCGRCYWEIECSGDYGVRITVSYKSISRKGSGYECLFGRNDQSWSLECTSSKYLFIHNKIETVLPAKSSRRIGVFVDHSAGTLSFYSVSDTMSLIHSVQTTFTQPLYPGFNVWSGSMELC from the exons ATGAGAGAATCTGTCCATCTgctgagagacaaactggaggatttctgcaaagaggagatcaagaagatctctgacagag TCACTTTCACAAACATGAATCTCAAAACCAGGAAtgacttcctacaat ATTCACATCAGctcactctggatctgaacacagtgaataaacacCTCCGTCTGTCTGAGAAGAACAGAGTGATTACATACACTCGCACAGTCCAGacatatcctgatcatccagacagatttgatgtgTATCagcaggtgttgtgtagagagagtgtgtgtggacgctgttactgggagattgagtgcaGTGGGGATTATGGTGTTCGTATaacagtgtcatataagagcatcagcaggaagggatcAGGTTACGAGTGTTTGTTTGGACGTAACGATCAGTCTTGGAGTTTGGAATGTACCTCCTCCAAATACTTATTCATACACAATAAAATAGAGACTGTTCTCCCTGCAAAATCCAGTCGTAGAATAGGAGTGtttgtggatcacagtgcaggaactctgtccttctacagcgtctctgacacaatgagcctcatccactcagtccagaccacattcactcagccgctctatcctgggtttaatGTTTGGTCTGGATCAATGGAACTGTGTTGA